TTGTGGACAGAGAGGATGTGGCAGTGCCCTGGGCGTGACACACTCCCAGGTCTGACCACCCTGGCGCCTCCCGACGGACGGACGGCTCCGCCGGGACAAGGTCGGGCCCAGCATACGGAACGGTGATCGTGATCGAAGGAGTGCCCGCGGTGGCGGACGAGGACATCAGCAAGGTCTGGGCCCAGACGCTCGAGGTGCTCGAGACGCGTCCGGAGATCACCGCCCGCCAGCTCGCGTTCGTCCGCCTGGCCAAGCCGATGGCTGTCCTGAACGGGACCGTGTTCATCGCCGTGCCCCACGAGCAGACGCGCACCTACCTCGAGACGAGCGTCCGCGACCAGCTCATCTCCGCGCTGTCCTCCGTGCTGGGCTTCGACGTCCGCTTCGGCATCACCGTCGATCCCGAGATCAGCGCCGAGTCGCTCACCGGCCCGACGCAGGACTACGTCGAGCCCGAGGAGGAGGACGACGTCGACGCCCCGGCGCCGCCCCTCCCCCAGCCGGTGCGCCCCGCGGCCGAGCCGACCCGCCTCAACCCGCGGTACGTCTTCGAGACCTTCGTCATCGGCGCGTCCAACCGGTTCGCGCACGCGGCCGCCGTCGCCGTCGCCGAGGCACCCGCGAAGGCGTACAACCCGCTGTTCATCTATGGCGACTCAGGGCTGGGCAAGACCCACCTGCTGCACGCCATCGGGCACTACGCGCACAACCTCTATCCACACGTGCGGGTGCGGTACGTCAACTCCGAGGAGTTCACCAACGACTTCATCAACAGCATCGGTGACAAGAAGCAGGGCGCATTCCAGCGGCGCTACCGCGACGTCGACGTCCTCCTCATCGACGACATCCAGTTCCTGCAGGGCAAGGAACAGACGATGGAGGAGTTCTTCCACACCTTCAACGCGCTGCACAACGCGAACAAGCAGGTCGTGATCACCTCCGACGTGCCGCCCAAGCAGCTCAACGGGTTCGAGGACCGCCTGCGGTCCCGGTTCGAATGGGGCCTGATCACCGACGTGCAGCCGCCGGACCTGGAGACGCGCATCGCGATCCTGCGCAAGAAGGCCGCGAGCGACAAGCTCGACGTGCCGCAGGACGTGCTGAGCTACATCGGCTCACGCATCTCCACCAACATCCGCGAGCTCGAGGGCGCGCTCATCCGCGTCACGGCCTTCGCGAACCTCAACCGCCAGCAGGTGGACCTGCCGCTCGCGGAGATCGTGCTGCGCGACCTCATCATCGACGACGACCCGGCCGAGGTCACCCCCGCCGTCGTCATCGCCCAGACGGCCGCCTACTTCGGCCTGAGCATCGAGGACCTGTGCGGCAGCTCGCGCTCGCGCGTCCTTGTCACAGCGAGGCAGATCGCGATGTACCTGTGCCGTGAGCTCACCGACCTGTCGCTGCCCAAGATCGGTCAGCAGTTCGGCGGCCGCGACCACACCACGGTCATGCACGCCAACAAGAAGATCGCGGGCCAGATGGCGGAGCGCCGCTCGACCTACAACCAGGTCACCGAGCTGACGAGCCGCATCCGCCAGCAGCACCGCGGCTGAGACCTCGCCCACGCGGCTGAGGAGTCGTACACATTCCACCCACAGGTGTGGACAACTCTGTGGACCCATGGGCTTCCGCGCGCCCCAGGACGATTCACACCTGTGCACAAGGCTGTGGACGGCTGTGGATGGAGCACCCCATCGCTGTGGACTTCCCGGGGTCGATCGGTGGACGGCTGTGGGGAACGAACCCGCGATCCACAGGTGCCCCTAGTTCACCCACAGGTGCACCCCCAGCTCGTCCACACCACGAAACTGGCTCTGACCTGCGAAAACACACGATTTCAACATGTTCCACAGCACCGACAACGACGACTCTGCCGTTGAGAAGAAGGAATCCACCGCGCCTTCATCGGGCGCGACCGCCCGCACCGTCCACCGGCCCCGGGTCTGCGCCCTGACCTGTGCGAACCTCGGTGGTGCACAACCCGACGAACCGGGTGCCGAGACGGCCACGACTCGCGTAGGGTTCGAGGACGAAGGGGTTGGACGACAGGGACGACAGGGTTCGACGACGCCAACCGCAGACACGAAGCCTTGACCGAGGGAGTGGGATGAAGTTCCGGGTCGACCGCGACGTCCTGGCAGATGCCGTCACCTGGACTGCACGCACCCTCCCCACCCGTCCGCCGGCCCCCGTGCTCGCGGGTGTGCGCATCGAGGCGGACGCGACCGGAGTCATCAGCCTCTCGAGCTTCGACTACGAGGTCTCGGCACGCTCCGAGATCCCGGCCGAGGTGTCCGAGCCCGGCACGGTGCTCGTCTCGGGCCGCCTCCTCGCCGACATCGCGCGCGCACTGCCGCACAAGCCGGTGGACGTCAGCCTCGAGGGCACCAAGGTGGTCGTCACCTGCGGCGCCTCGCGGTTCACGCTCCTGACCATGCCCGTCGAGGACTACCCGACGCTCCCCCAGATGCCGGAGCTCAGCGGCACGGTCTCGGGGGACGCGCTGACCCTCGCCGTCACCCAGGTCTCCGTGGCCGCGAGCCGCGACGAGACGCTGCCGCTGCTGACGGGCGTCCGGATGGAGATCGAGGGCGAGCGCATCACGCTGCTCTCCACCGACCGGTACCGCCTCGCCCTGCGCGAGCTGACCTGGACGCCCGCCACCCCGGGCTTCTCCGCCGTCGCGCTCGTCAAGGCGAAGACGCTCATCGACGTCGCCAAGTCCCTCGGTGCGGGCGGCGGCCTCGTCAACGTCGGCCTGTCCACAGGCTCGGGCCTGGACCTCATCGGCTTCGAGGCCGGCGGCCGCCACACGACGTCGCAGCTCGTCGACGGCGACTACCCCGCCGTCCGCCGCCTCTTCCCGGACGCGACCCCGATCCACGCCGTCGTCCCCACCCAGGCGCTCATCGACGCGGCCCGCCGCGTCTCGCTCGTCGCCGAACGCAACACCCCGATCCGGCTCGCGTTCACCGAGGGCCAGGTGGTGCTCGACGCCGGTCAGGGCGACGACGCGCAGGCCTCGGAGGCGCTCGAGGCGGTGCTGGTGGGCGAGGACATCACGGTCGCGTTCAACCCGCAGTTCCTGCTCGACGGCCTGACGGCGCTCGGCACCGACTTCGTGCGGCTGTCGTTCACGCACCCGAACAAGCCGGTCGAGTTCACGGGCCAGGAGTCGCTGGACGGCGAGGACTCCTCCGACTACCGCTACCTCCTGGTCCCCATCCGCTTCGCCGGCTGACGTGCCGGGCGGGCCGCTGGTCGACGACAGTCACGTCACGCAAGGAGCAAGCATGGTCAGCCACATCGGCCTGGTCGGGCTCGGCAAGATGGGCAACAACATGCGTGCCCGGCTGCGCCAGGGCGGCATCGAGGTCACCGGGTACGACCCCCGGCCCGAGGTGACCGACGTCCCGACGCTCGCCGCACTGGTCGAGGCGCTGCCTCCCGGCCGGCGGGTCGTCTGGGTGATGGTCCCCGCCGGCGAGCCGACGCGCGGTGTGCTCGCTGAGCTGCGGACCGTCCTGACCAGCGGCGACATCGTCGTCGAAGGTGGTAACTCGCACTACGTCGAGGACCAGGAGCGTGCCGCCGAGCTCGCCGAGAGTGGTGTCGGGTATGTCGACGTCGGCGTCTCGGGTGGGGTGTGGGGCCTGGAGAACGGCTACGGCCTGATGGCGGGCGGCAGCGACGACGACATCGCGGCGCTCATGCCCGTCTTCGACGCGCTGCGACCGGCAGGCCCGCGCGAAGAGGGCTTCGTGCACGCCGGTCCGGTCGGCGCCGGCCACTTCGCCAAGATGGTCCACAACGGCATCGAGTACGGCCTCATGCAGTCGTACGCCGAGGGCTACGAGCTGCTCGCCGCCAAGGGCCTCATCACCGACGTGCACGGCACGTTCAAGGCGTGGCAGCGCGGCACCGTGGTGCGATCCTGGTTGCTGGACCTCATGGTCCGCGCCCTGGAGGACGACCCGCAGCTCGCGAAGCTGGACGACTGGGTCGAGGACTCGGGCGAGGGTCGCTGGACCGTGGACGAGGCCATCGAGGCGGCCGTCCCGCTGCCCGTCATCTCCGCCGCGCTGTTCGCACGGTTCGCCTCGCGGCAGGAGGCCTCCCCCGCGATGAAGGCCGTGGCGGCGCTGCGCCAGCAGTTCGGCGGCCACGCGGTCAAGTCCGCGCCGTAGACCCCCACGGTGGTTGAGCTTGTCGAAACCACCCCACCACGGTGGTTGAGCTTGTCGAAACCACCTGATCCGATGGTTGGGTGGTTTCGACAGGCTCAACCACCGGGTTCGGCTCAACCACCGGGTTCGGCTCAACCACAGTTGCTTCCGACGACGAGAGGTTCGATGTACGTCTCCCATCTCTCGTTGCTCGACTTCCGCTCGTACGCGTCCGTCGACGTCGAGCTCGAGCCGGGGCCCAACGCGTTCGTGGGCCGCAACGGCCAGGGGAAGACGAACCTCGTCGAGGCGATCGGCTACGTCGCCACCCTCGGCTCCCACCGGGTCTCGAACGACGCACCTCTGGTCCGTGCGGGCGCCGAGCGGGCCGTCGTGCGCACCCGCATCGTGCGCGGTGACCGTGCCTCGACCGTCGAGCTGGAGATCACGCCCGGCCGCGCGAACCGGGCCCGCATCAACCGCGGTCAGCTCGGCCGCGCCCGCGACGTGCTCGGCATCCTGCGCACCGTCCTGTTCGCCCCCGAGGACCTCGCCCTCGTCAAGGGCGACCCGGACGGACGCCGCAAGCTGCTCGACCAGCTCGTCGTCCAGCTCCTCCCGCGCGCGGCAGGGCTGCTCGGGGACTACGAGCGCGTGAACCGCCAGCGTTCGGCGCTGCTGAAGTCGCTGCGCGGTCAGCGTGCGGCAGGCCGCAGCCCGGACCTGGGCACGCTGGAGGTGTGGGACGCCAAGGCGGCGCAGCTCGGCGGTCAGATCCTCGGCATGCGCCTTCAGCTCGTACAGGCGATGCGTCCCCATGTCGCGGCGGCGTACGCGCAGGTCAGTGACGCGGACGGCCATGCGGAGCTCGGCTACCGGTCGAGCCTCGACGCCGTCCTGCCTGACGACGCGGGGGCGTCCGCGGGGGGTGCGGCGATCCTCCCCGCGGACCTGGCGGATGCCCCGCCGTCGGCCGTCGAGCTGGAGACGCTCCTGCTGGCCGGCATGGCGGCCGCGCGGTCGCAGGAGGTCGACCGCGGGGTCAGCCTGGTCGGCCCGCACCGCGACGACCTCGTCCTGACCCTCGGTGGGCTTCCTGCGAAGGGGTACGCGAGCCACGGGGAGTCGTGGTCGTTCGCGCTCGCGCTGCGCCTCGCGTCGTACCGCCTCCTCGGCGGCACCCCGGCTGACGACGGCACCCGAGCTGACGACGGCACCCGAGCTGACGACGGCACCCGAGCCGACGACGGCGACCGAGCCGACGACGGCGACCGGTCGATGTCGGCGGATCCCACGTCGGCGGACCCTGCGCTTGGCAACCCTGCGCTTGGCAACCCCGCGCCTGGCGACTCCGTGACCGCAGTTCCCGTGACCGCACACGTGCCGAGACCGGAGCGCCCGCCCGCCGCGTCGCCCTCCGGCGCCCGGTTCTGGACCGAGGAGCTCGGCCACGACGCCGAGCCCGTCCTCATCCTCGACGACGTGTTCGCCGAGCTCGACCTGCGCCGCCGGGACCGCCTGGCCGAGCTCGTGGCCCCGGCCCGCCAGGTGCTCGTCACGGCCGCGGTGCCCGACGACGTGCCGTCGGGTCTCATGGCGACGCGCTTCGACGTCGTGACGGGGGCGGTGACCCGTGCGTCCTGAGCCAGACAAGCACCCTGTGGACAACCCTGACGTGCCGCCGGCCGAGGCCGTGATCCCCCCGGCGGAGGTCGCGCGTGCGGCGCTCAACCGGGCCAAGGCCGCGGCCCGGGCGAAAGGGCTGCGTCCGGGGTCGCCGGCCCGCCGGTCGCCGCTCGTCGAGCCCCGCACGTCGGGTTCCGGCCCGTCCGCGCGCGACCCCCAGCTCGTCTCCGACGTCGTCGGCAGGCTGCTGCGCGACAAGGGCTGGCGCGAGGAGGTGTCGGTGGGTGGCGTCGTCGGGCGCTGGCGGGAGGTCGTGGGCGACGACGTCGCGGACCACTGCACGCCGGAGACCTTCGAGGACAAGGTGCTGGTGGTGCGGGCGAGCTCGACGGCGTGGGCGACGCAGGTGCGGCTGCTGACCCCGACGCTGCTGCGCCGGCTGGCCGAGGAGGTCGGCGAGGGCGTCGTCGAGGACGTCAAGGTCCTGGGCCCGGCAGGCCCGGGGTTCGGCCGCGGACCGCGGTCCGTCCGGGGTGGTCGCGGGCCCCGGGACACCTGGGGATGACGCCGCTGCGGGCGACTTTCCCACAGGTCTGTGGACCACTGTCCGCAGGTGTGGAGAACCCTGTGGACGACGATTGCGGATCCACAGGCGCAAGACGCCGCAATCCTCGGTTTTCGGCCCCGAGAAGGTAGACTACGAGGGTTGTCCCGGGCACTCCCGGGCCCCTCAGGACCAGCTCCCCAGCCCGGCGTCATCGGCGCCTCCCGGCTCGTGCTGCGCCTGGTGCGGGCCCCTGCCGGGGCGGGGCGCGCCGACCGCGGCGTGCTGCACGGACAGCGAGGAGCGAACCGGCCTGTGGCGAATCGGAATGACGGCGGATACGACGCCGGGAACATCACCGTCCTGGAAGGTCTCGAGGCCGTCCGCAAGCGCCCGGGCATGTACATCGGCTCCACCGGTGAGCGTGGCCTGCACCATCTCGTCACCGAGGTCGTGGACAACTCGGTGGACGAGGCCCTCGCCGGCTACGCCGACACCATCGACGTGACCCTCCTGGCCGACGGCGGCGTGCGCGTCGTCGACAACGGCCGCGGCATCCCTGTCGCGATCCACCCCACGGAGGGCAAGCCCACGGTCGAGGTCGTCATGACGATCCTGCACGCCGGCGGCAAGTTCGGCGGTGGCGGCTACGCCGTCTCCGGTGGCCTGCACGGCGTCGGCATCTCCGTGGTCAACGCGCTGTCCAGGCGCGTGGTGAGCGAGATCGCGCGCGACGGCTACCACTGGCGCATGGAGTTCGCCGACGGCGGCCACCCGGTCGGCGAGCTGCAGCGGCTCGAGCCGACCGAGGAGACGGGCACCACCCAGACGTTCTGGGCCGACCCGGAGATCTTCGAGACCACCGAGTTCGACTTCGAGACGCTGCGCGCCCGCTTCCAGCAGATGGCGTTCCTCAACAAGGGCCTCACGATCACCCTCACGGACGAGCGTGCCGGTCACGCCGACCTCGAGGACGAGGTCGTGGGCGAGGTGCCGGTCCCCGACGCGGACGGCGTCGTCGTCGTCGACCACGACGACGACCCCAGCACCCCGCCGGCCCGCACGGTGACCTACCGGTACGACGGCGGCCTCACGGACTACGTGAAGCACCTCAACTCCAGCAAGCGCGTCGACCTCATCCACCCCGAGGTCATCGACTTCGAGTCGGAGGACACCGAGCGCAAGATCTCGCTCGAGATCGCGATGCAGTGGACCAGCGCCTACAGCGAGTCCGTGCACACGTACGCGAACACCATCTCGACGACAGAGGGCGGCACGCACGAGGAGGGCTTCCGCGCGGCGATGACGAACCTCGTCAACAGCTACGCACGCGAGAAGGGCATCCTCAAGGAGAAGGAGGACAACCTCACGGGTGACGACATCCGCGAGGGCCTGACCGCCGTCATCTCCATCAAGCTCGGCGAGCCGCAGTTCGAGGGCCAGACGAAGACGAAGCTGGGCAACACCGAGGCGAAGACCTTCGTGCAGCGGGTGGTGCGCGAGCAGCTCACCGACTGGTTCGACTCGCACCCGAACGAGGCCAAGGACGTCATCCGCAAGGCCATCTCGGCGTCGCAGGCACGCATCGCGGCCCGCAAGGCGCGTGAGGCGACCCGCCGCAAGGGCCTGCTGTCCTCCGGTGGCATGCCGGGCAAGCTCAAGGACTGCCAGTCGAACCGCCCCGAAGAGTGCGAGATCTACATCGTCGAGGGCGACTCCGCCGGCGGTTCCGCGGTGCGCGGGCGCAACCCGCACAACCAGGCGATCCTGCCCATCCGCGGCAAGATCCTCAACGTGGAGCGGGCGCGCCTCGACAAGGCGTTGTCGAACCTCGAGGTGCAGAGCCTCATCACCGCGTTCGGCACCGGCATCGGCGAGGACTTCGACGCCAGCAAGCTGCGGTATCACAAGGTCATCCTCATGGCCGACGCCGACGTCGACGGCCAGCACATCGCCACCCTGCTGCTCACGCTGCTGTTCCGGTACATGCGCCCGCTCATCGAGCAGGGGCACGTCTACCTCGCGATGCCGCCGCTGTACCGGCTCAAGTGGTCGAACGCCCCGCACGACTATGTGTACTCCGACAAGGAGCGCGACGCATTCATCCGCGAGGGCCTCGCGAACGGCAAGCGGATGCCGAAGGACAAGGGCATCCAGCGCTACAAGGGTCTCGGCGAGATGGACTACCAGGAGCTGTGGGAGACGACCATGGACCCCGATCACCGCACGTTGCGGCAGGTCACCATGGACGACGCCGCCGCGGCCGACGAGATCTTCTCGATGCTGATGGGTGAGGACGTCGAGTCCCGCCGCAGCTTCATCCAGCGCAACGCCAAGGACGTCCGGTTCCTCGACATCTAGCACCTCTGGGTGATCGACCCTGGTGAACCCAGGTGATTGAGCCTGTCGAAATCACATTAAGGACTTGAACGAATGACGGACGAGATTCCCGGCGGCATCCCGGAGCTCCCCGAGGTGCACCACGGCCACGTCGAGCAGGTCGACCTCAACCTCGAGATGCAGCGCAGCTACCTCGACTACGCCATGAGCGTCATCGTCGGCCGTGCGCTGCCCGACGTGCGCGACGGTCTCAAGCCGGTGCACCGCCGCGTGATCTACGCGATGTACGACGGCGGCTACCGCCCCGACCGCGGCTTCTCGAAGTGCGCCCGCGTCGTCGGCGACGTCATGGGCAAGTACCACCCGCACGGCGACTCGGCGATCTACGACGCCATGGTGCGTCTGGTGCAGGACTGGTCGCTGCGCTACCCGCTGGTCGCCGGCCAGGGGAACTTCGGCAGCCCGGGCAACGACCCCGCGGCCGCCCCGCGCTACACCGAGTGCCGCATGGCTCCCATCGCCATGGAGATGGTCCGGGACATCGACAAGGACACCGTCGACTTCCAGGACAACTACGACGGCGAGGAGCAGGAGCCGGTCGTCCTGCCGGCCCGGTTCCCGAACCTGCTGGTCAACGGCTCGGCGGGCATCGCCGTCGGCATGGCCACGAACATCCCGCCGCACAACTTGCGCGAGGTGGCCGAGGGCGTGCGCTGGCACCTGGCCCACCCTGAGGCGTCGCGCGAGGAGCTGCTGGCCGCGCTCATGCAGCGCGTCAAGGGCCCCGACTTCCCCACGGGCGCGCAGATCCTCGGCACCAAGGGCATCGAGGAGGCGTACCGCACGGGCCGCGGGTCGATCACGATGCGCGCGGTGGTCAACGTCGAGGAGATCCAGAACCGGATCTGCCTGGTGGTCACCGAGCTGCCGTACCAGGTCAACCCCGACAACCTGGCCGCGAAGATCGCCGACCTGGTCAACGACGGCCGCCTGCAGGGCATCGCCGACATCCGCGACGAGACCTCCGGCCGCACCGGCCAGCGCCTCGTCATCGTGCTCAAGCGCGACGCCGTCGCCAAGGTCGTCCTCAACAACCTCTACAAGCACACGCAGCTGCAGGACAACTTCGGCGCGAACATGCTCGCGCTGGTCGACGGCGTGCCCCGCACGCTGAGCCTCGACGCGTTCATCCGGCACTGGACGACGCACCAGATGGAGGTCATCCGACGTCGGACCGCGTACCTGCTCGCCGACGCCGAGAAGCGCATCCACATCCTGCGCGGCTACCTCAAGGCGCTGGACGTGCTCGACGACGTCATCGCGCTCATCCGCCGCTCCCCCGACGCCGACCAGGCGCGGGCGGGGCTCATGGAGCTGCTCGAGATCGACGAGATCCAGGCGAACGCCATCCTCAACCTCCAGCTGCGCCGTCTGGCCGCCCTGGAGCGGCAGCGGATCATCGACGAGCACGCCGCGATCGAGGCGGAGATCACCGACCTGCAGGACATCCTGGCCAAGCCGGAGCGGCAGCGCTCGATCGTGGGCGAGGAGCTCGACGGCATCGTCGAGAAGTACGGCGACGAGCGCCGCACGCACATCCTCCCGTACGACGGCGACATGTCGATGGAGGACCTCATCCCCGAGGAGGAGGTCGTCGTCACGATCACGCGCGGCGGCTACGCCAAGCGGACGAGGTCGGACGCCTACCGCCAGCAGAAGCGCGGCGGCAAGGGCGTGCGCGGCACCCAGCTGCGCGAGGACGACATCGTCGACCACTTCTTCGTCACCACCACGCACCACTGGCTGCTGTTCTTCACGAACTTCGGCCGGGTGTACCGGGCGAAGGGTTACGAGCTGCCCGAGGGCTCGCGGGACTCGAAGGGCCAGCACGTCGCCAACATGCTGGCGTTCCAGCCGGGCGAGCACATCGCGCAGGTCCTGGACCTGCGGGACTACGACGCGGCCGAGTACCTCGTGCTCGCCACGCGACGCGGCCTCGTCAAGAAGACCCGCCTGCAGGAGTACAACTCGCCGCGCTCGGCCGGCCTCATCGCCATCAACCTGCGCGAGGACGAGGACGGGCAGCCGGACGAGCTGATCGGCGCGATGCTGGTCGACTCCTCGCAGGACCTCATCCTCGTGTCCCGCAAGGGCCAGTCGATCCGGTTCCCCGCCGCCGACGAGAGCCTGCGCCCGCTCGGCCGTGCGACGTCGGGCGTGACGGGCATGAAGTTCCGCGAGGGCGACGAGGTGCTCACCGCCGCCGTCGTGCGCGAGGACGCGTTCCTGTTCACGGTCACCGAGTCGGGCCTGGCCAAGCGGACCGAGCTGTCGGTGGACAACTACCGGCAGCAGGGCCGCGGCGGCCTCGGCATCCGCGTGGCGAACCTGCCCGAGGAGCGCGGCGACCTGGTCGGCGCGCTCGTCGTGGACGACGACGACGAGGTGCTCGTCATCATGGAGCGCGGCAAGATCGTGCGCTCCGCCGTCGCCGAGGTCCGTGCCACCGGCCGCACCACCCAGGGTGTGACGTTCGCCAAGCCTGACAAGGGTGATCGGATCATCGCCGTGGCGCGGAACGTCGAGCGACGCGAGGAAGAGGAGTCCGCTAGCGTGGACGAGTCCGTGCCGGTCGACGAGGCCGACGACGACGCCGAGAAGTGACGAGGGAAGCGATGACGACGGAGAACGACACCAAGCAGGGCGCTGCGGGCTCGGTGCCGCCGGTGCCCCCACCTCCGGTCCCTGCTCCCGCGGCGCGTCCCGCCCAGCCTGCTGCGACGGATCGCCCGAAGTCCGCGCCGGCGGGTGGGTCGAAGCCGGCTGCGAAGCCCGCTGCGGCATCTGCTCCGGAGCCTGCTCCGGCGAGCACCCCAGCGTCCGCCCCAGCGTCCGCCCCGGCGGGCGCTCCGGCGGGTGCGGACGACGGCGGCAAGGCGGACGGCGTCCGCACCGACGCGGTGAAGGCTGCCCGGGCTGCCCTGGCGGCCGCCCGTGACGCGGCGAAGCGGGTCCAGGCCGGTGCCACCGCCAAGGTGAGCGCCGAGCCGGCCACGCCCTCGTCGGTGCCGTCCTCGGTGCCGCCGTCCTCCGTGAAGCCGTCGCCTGCGAAGGGCCAGGCGGGGAAGGGCAAGCCGGCCACCGGCGCTACCCCGCGCGCGGACATGCACTACCGCACCGGACCCGTGCAGTTCGCGGCTGACGGTCGCACCCAGGCCCCTGCGGCAGGTGTGCCGGGTGCCCCGGGAGGTCCGGGTCAGCCGGGCCAGCCCGCTCCGGTGCGTCCTGGCCAGCCCGCGAACGTCGGCGCACCGCGTCGGGTGCGGCTGACCGTCTCGCGCGTCGACCCGTGGTCGGTCATGAAGCTGGCGTTCCTGCTGGCGGTGGCGATCGCGATCATGACCGTGGTCGCGGCAGCGGTGTTCTGGCTCGTCGTCGATGGCCTGGGCACGTTCGACGAGATCCAGCAGTTCATCAACCAGGTGATCGGGCAGAACGCGACGATCGACCTGGCGGAGTTCATCGCCTTCGACCGGGTGGTCTCGCTCGCGACCCTCGTCGCCATCGTGAACATCGTGCTCATGACGGCGATCGCGACGATCATGGCGATCGTGTACAACATCACGGCCGCGCTGGTGGGCGGCGTGCACCTGACCCTGACGGACGACTGACGGGCGGCCGACCCGGGTCGGCCGAGGGTGGCTGACGCACCCTGACCG
The Xylanimonas cellulosilytica DSM 15894 DNA segment above includes these coding regions:
- the dnaA gene encoding chromosomal replication initiator protein DnaA, translated to MIVIEGVPAVADEDISKVWAQTLEVLETRPEITARQLAFVRLAKPMAVLNGTVFIAVPHEQTRTYLETSVRDQLISALSSVLGFDVRFGITVDPEISAESLTGPTQDYVEPEEEDDVDAPAPPLPQPVRPAAEPTRLNPRYVFETFVIGASNRFAHAAAVAVAEAPAKAYNPLFIYGDSGLGKTHLLHAIGHYAHNLYPHVRVRYVNSEEFTNDFINSIGDKKQGAFQRRYRDVDVLLIDDIQFLQGKEQTMEEFFHTFNALHNANKQVVITSDVPPKQLNGFEDRLRSRFEWGLITDVQPPDLETRIAILRKKAASDKLDVPQDVLSYIGSRISTNIRELEGALIRVTAFANLNRQQVDLPLAEIVLRDLIIDDDPAEVTPAVVIAQTAAYFGLSIEDLCGSSRSRVLVTARQIAMYLCRELTDLSLPKIGQQFGGRDHTTVMHANKKIAGQMAERRSTYNQVTELTSRIRQQHRG
- the dnaN gene encoding DNA polymerase III subunit beta, which codes for MKFRVDRDVLADAVTWTARTLPTRPPAPVLAGVRIEADATGVISLSSFDYEVSARSEIPAEVSEPGTVLVSGRLLADIARALPHKPVDVSLEGTKVVVTCGASRFTLLTMPVEDYPTLPQMPELSGTVSGDALTLAVTQVSVAASRDETLPLLTGVRMEIEGERITLLSTDRYRLALRELTWTPATPGFSAVALVKAKTLIDVAKSLGAGGGLVNVGLSTGSGLDLIGFEAGGRHTTSQLVDGDYPAVRRLFPDATPIHAVVPTQALIDAARRVSLVAERNTPIRLAFTEGQVVLDAGQGDDAQASEALEAVLVGEDITVAFNPQFLLDGLTALGTDFVRLSFTHPNKPVEFTGQESLDGEDSSDYRYLLVPIRFAG
- the gnd gene encoding phosphogluconate dehydrogenase (NAD(+)-dependent, decarboxylating), which translates into the protein MVSHIGLVGLGKMGNNMRARLRQGGIEVTGYDPRPEVTDVPTLAALVEALPPGRRVVWVMVPAGEPTRGVLAELRTVLTSGDIVVEGGNSHYVEDQERAAELAESGVGYVDVGVSGGVWGLENGYGLMAGGSDDDIAALMPVFDALRPAGPREEGFVHAGPVGAGHFAKMVHNGIEYGLMQSYAEGYELLAAKGLITDVHGTFKAWQRGTVVRSWLLDLMVRALEDDPQLAKLDDWVEDSGEGRWTVDEAIEAAVPLPVISAALFARFASRQEASPAMKAVAALRQQFGGHAVKSAP
- the recF gene encoding DNA replication/repair protein RecF (All proteins in this family for which functions are known are DNA-binding proteins that assist the filamentation of RecA onto DNA for the initiation of recombination or recombinational repair.), which encodes MYVSHLSLLDFRSYASVDVELEPGPNAFVGRNGQGKTNLVEAIGYVATLGSHRVSNDAPLVRAGAERAVVRTRIVRGDRASTVELEITPGRANRARINRGQLGRARDVLGILRTVLFAPEDLALVKGDPDGRRKLLDQLVVQLLPRAAGLLGDYERVNRQRSALLKSLRGQRAAGRSPDLGTLEVWDAKAAQLGGQILGMRLQLVQAMRPHVAAAYAQVSDADGHAELGYRSSLDAVLPDDAGASAGGAAILPADLADAPPSAVELETLLLAGMAAARSQEVDRGVSLVGPHRDDLVLTLGGLPAKGYASHGESWSFALALRLASYRLLGGTPADDGTRADDGTRADDGTRADDGDRADDGDRSMSADPTSADPALGNPALGNPAPGDSVTAVPVTAHVPRPERPPAASPSGARFWTEELGHDAEPVLILDDVFAELDLRRRDRLAELVAPARQVLVTAAVPDDVPSGLMATRFDVVTGAVTRAS
- a CDS encoding DUF721 domain-containing protein — encoded protein: MDNPDVPPAEAVIPPAEVARAALNRAKAAARAKGLRPGSPARRSPLVEPRTSGSGPSARDPQLVSDVVGRLLRDKGWREEVSVGGVVGRWREVVGDDVADHCTPETFEDKVLVVRASSTAWATQVRLLTPTLLRRLAEEVGEGVVEDVKVLGPAGPGFGRGPRSVRGGRGPRDTWG
- the gyrB gene encoding DNA topoisomerase (ATP-hydrolyzing) subunit B; amino-acid sequence: MANRNDGGYDAGNITVLEGLEAVRKRPGMYIGSTGERGLHHLVTEVVDNSVDEALAGYADTIDVTLLADGGVRVVDNGRGIPVAIHPTEGKPTVEVVMTILHAGGKFGGGGYAVSGGLHGVGISVVNALSRRVVSEIARDGYHWRMEFADGGHPVGELQRLEPTEETGTTQTFWADPEIFETTEFDFETLRARFQQMAFLNKGLTITLTDERAGHADLEDEVVGEVPVPDADGVVVVDHDDDPSTPPARTVTYRYDGGLTDYVKHLNSSKRVDLIHPEVIDFESEDTERKISLEIAMQWTSAYSESVHTYANTISTTEGGTHEEGFRAAMTNLVNSYAREKGILKEKEDNLTGDDIREGLTAVISIKLGEPQFEGQTKTKLGNTEAKTFVQRVVREQLTDWFDSHPNEAKDVIRKAISASQARIAARKAREATRRKGLLSSGGMPGKLKDCQSNRPEECEIYIVEGDSAGGSAVRGRNPHNQAILPIRGKILNVERARLDKALSNLEVQSLITAFGTGIGEDFDASKLRYHKVILMADADVDGQHIATLLLTLLFRYMRPLIEQGHVYLAMPPLYRLKWSNAPHDYVYSDKERDAFIREGLANGKRMPKDKGIQRYKGLGEMDYQELWETTMDPDHRTLRQVTMDDAAAADEIFSMLMGEDVESRRSFIQRNAKDVRFLDI